In Falco biarmicus isolate bFalBia1 chromosome 5, bFalBia1.pri, whole genome shotgun sequence, a single genomic region encodes these proteins:
- the LLPH gene encoding protein LLP homolog, translating into MAKSLRSKWKRKMRAEKRKKNAPRELERLKKILGTNADVVMEEVKEVATVLSPKKALEQGDDCKMDIDNKRNKKTLLDQHGQYPIWMNSRQRKKLKAQRVKGKKKSKLAKGLVW; encoded by the exons ATGGCGAAGAGCCTGAGGAGCAAGTGGAAGCGGAAGATGCGGGcggagaagaggaagaagaacgcgcccagggagctggagaggctgaaaaaaatcctgggaACCAACGCGGATGTCGTCATGGAGGAGGTCAAGGAGGTGGCGACCGTGCTGTCCCCCAAGAAAGCCCTCGAGCAGGGGG atgaCTGCAAAATGGACATAGATAATAAACGAAACAAAAAAACTCTTCTAGACCAGCATGGACAGTACCCAATATGGATGAATTCCAGACAGAGAAAGAAGCTTAAGGCACAGCgtgttaaagggaaaaaaaaatcaaaattggCCAAAGGCCTGGTCTGGTAA